ATAGATGCAGATGAATTGAATTGTCGGCCTATTCCAGAAGTCTCAATTTTACGCTGTTCGcggttaaaattagtttttataagatTTGGAAAAAGAGCAAAAATCGAAAAGGTTTCAGTAGACAATAAACCGTACATGCAGAAGAACAAAACTTGACCACAAAATGTATTGAGTATCACTAACACAGCGGATATAATGTTAGATTGTCCAATGTTGGTAGTTCGACCTACAAATGCAGCGCGCCAATCAATTTGCGACAGTGTTGTTTGATGGGAAGTAGCGAAGAAGCAGAAATGAGCCAATAAAAACCATGCAACCACAGCAGTGAATCTAGGATGTACACAGGtttctaataaataaaagaaataatgacTATTATATTTGTCTGCATTTATCATAGTAAAACAACTCACCAAAATCTGTTGCGGTTCTAAAACGCAAAATAGCATCGATTAAAAGTATAATAGCTCCCACAGCTATGCATGCAACGATACCCATTGAAGAGCGTGGCTCCAAAAGTACAATTAAAACCATAGCTAGAAATGTTCCAAATGATATTATAACTGATGAATATACAGTAGTTAATCCATAGACTACGGGGATTTCACTGCCTCCTTCCGGGTTGTCCCCTTCATACATTCgtttcatttttttgaaaatttcgggTACCACACTCTCAGTACTATTCACTGTAATCCTTGAAGAGTTTTTGGGTGGTAACAAATACACCATTAAGGGTGATATGTTAACTACGATAATTTGGATAATCAAAAGTGAGTAAATAACTATCGCCATTGCATCAATATGTGTTCTCTGTATGTTCTTAATAGCACTGTTCGATAAGAGAATATGTCCACCAGCACAAATACTTGCTATTGTGGGCCCATAACGAGCCAACAATACATTAATACAATTTCCAGTCAAACTTCCGCAAGAACGAAGATAGATCCGACTAAGCGTTGTATATAAGACAATAATAACTACTGACAGTATATATGTTTTTGCGCCGGAGGGTTTCTTAAGTGAGAATCCCCCTAAATTACCATTGTTGGTGAAATCTGCACAATTGCCTTGTTCTTCGCGACAACGAAACAGAGATGTTGCAAAACGGATTAGCGCTATAGCTAGGAAACTGGCCACAAACAACTTAAATGCAGTGGactttaaaaattgttggaatttaaatttatttttaaagtctaCTCGGACGCTCTTTTGTATAAGTTCGTAAACCATTAGCAAGATGACAGCTACCAGTAGATAAGACAGTATTTTGCCTTCCTGAATAATGAAACTGTTCGAGAAAAATATGCAAACTAATATGATTAAGATCAAACGTGAGGGGAAATTACCAAATCGCTTTgcttttgacaaattttctgtAATTATTGGCCAGTTTTGTACTGTATGGAATACCAGTATCAATGTACTTATAACGctggtaaaaaatataatagaatgCTCTTCCGTTTTGAATCCAAAGTTCTTATAGTAACGATAGCCAAATACTCCTGCTGCTAAATTCAGGAGATAAGTATAGCCCACCTCTTtcaattggaaaattttacaaaaatccaTTGATCGTGTATTATAGGTCAGTGTGAATGAGAAAAATATTGGCAAAAATGTGGCAAAGAGTCCGTGTGACATTTGTGTTGCATCAAACTTAACCCATATCTCACGGCAAGTATTCAGTATTAGTCTCAGATTTATGTTCAAATCTCCAACGAATGATTTAAAAGCTATTTcattatatattgtttttactcTGTGTGTTAACAATATATATTCAGTTTCCAAGCTTTCCATTTTATCCAAATTAAAAGTTCGCTTGTTTTCTAAAGCATAATTGAAAAAGTACTTATAAATCTGTTGCGCATTTTGCCAGGCGTGTAAAATTAATGTTTGCATTTTACTCAAATGGGGAATAGGAATATCAggaacaatattaaaatttattaaacctaAATTGGAGTACGGTATTGGTATTCCCAGAATGGTGGCAAGTGTTGGTACGAAGTcaatctattaaaataaatacaaaatagaattacatatgtatatagttctATAGAAGATTTAGTGATAAAAATTCATCTGAAATCTTCTAATATTACATGTATTCATCTGAAATCTTCTAATATTACATAAATTTACTGtatatgaattttaaagtaTTCGAAATAAGTTATACATGTTTTTTTGTCTtatcatatataatttttaacaatataacactaaaaaccaatattaaaaattaattcataatgCTTTCaataatgcattttaaaataaatatagtgcaCCAATGAAAAATTGCATAAGAATCATCGAATGTTCATTGGTTATATGCACTCATTTTAATGACGTGCTATTATTCCAAATACGAACCCGTGCTCGCCAATGACACGCTAGTGTTAAAATCATGCATTTTTCCCTAAATATGAACCAGTTTATTATCAGTTGAACCCACgcatttactactttttttgcacgtctttttttgctgggatgtgtTTGAGCACCTCTGTTTATactaatcgtgtaaacacaaaaaatataaatataaatataaatcatacgacttttattttcttttctgttaTACGGATGGTGATCATGTGAAGTGCCCTTAACTTTTATGCGAGGCAAAATCTTGCTTCCAAATTTAGTCCATTCAAGCAAATTAATTTACTGactaaaaaataagaatatagcaataaaatttgacaaaattgAGGTAATCGCGAACAGAAATCTTTCTACAAACTTTTATGTGGAACGGTTCATAATTGACACTACCAGCCATTTAAGGACCTGTTCAGAAAATGGCTTAAAcgttcattactggcttaaaatgcGAATAAAGCGATGAAATGCGACACACGTAAGTTTCTTATGTGTGATATACGGTTATGACATTCgtcataaaaaacttttatacaaacgTAAATCTTACTTAAAAATTAGAGTACACcgatgatattaaaaaaatcgacaaaaaagCTAACATTTATTAACATTCCCAATTTAAtgaagactgatctataactgaccTTAGGCCCTATAAAAGGTTCCCCTTAGGAAAGAGTTTTAAAATTAgagtctttttttttaaaaaatgcgatgaaattttatataaatacgttCACGagttaaactattatttttttttataaaagttccgTACATTCTTATATAATCATGTTAAAttactttatattattattcaatagccgaaatagaaatttttgttaacagtttctaaaatttcactaaattttaatatacttatatattcAAAGTTATGTGCTTTAGCTTCGTCGCTGCAATTTTAAGCTAATTTGCATTGCATTTACGAGggaaaatgcctattttttagattttatattaaacatattgaCTTGTAATCGTACAAAATGTAATggttattaaaactatttttttaatatatatcgtCTTTTCAATTTTGTCATCCACCTTACTATAATCTAATTTGATCTCAACtacataatataataatatttaatactaaataatTGCGTACATCTAATCTTATCAAGTTAAACAATAGAGATTGATAATTATATCAGTGTATACATCATACGTAAGTACATTATCTAGTGTAAGTCTATGTATTATACTTATGTTTATTTACATACCTGCTGCAGTGTTGTGTTGTCagaattaaaatcatttttgaaaaaatttccttGTTTGGTGTAAGCAAATAGAAGAGCATTGGTTTCGTCATCTGTGTCACCACCGTGATCGCCAGAGGCTGTCATTCCATGATCACCCATTACAAATAAGGTTGTTTTATCATCCATTTCAGCGACAATATTTCTACCAAACCATTAccgaaattttaaaacttttaatattgttaCTTTTTACAATGAACTTAAAAAATACCTAATGACGTCATTCATTTCATTAAGTTTACGCGACATCTCCTCATGAAGTGGTCCATATTTGTGACCGCAATGGTCGACTCCCAAAAAATGAGCAATTAATACTTGCCAGTCGTTCTTTTGCATTTCTTTGGGCAAATGCTTTTGTATTTTACGGTCAACTGTATCCAGATCGAATATATCAAAACTAGGGTAAGCATACGATCTTTTAAAGCGCCGAGGATATAAATCCGTCCATGTGCTATCACCTAAAAAGACTATCGGTAAATTATTTCTGACCATTTGATCAATAATATTGTCTTCATTTATTTCTGGAGAAGCAAAGTTTGAACCCATATCAACAAATGTGGGTAAACTTCCAGTGGTTAAACCCTTAAGTCTTTGTAGTGTAGTAGTTGGTGGATCAGCTTTGAAGCGCATTACTCTTGTCTGATCCGGCATATGCTCCAGAAGTTCATGCAGCACAGTAAGTTTATTTTCGTATGGCAGAGGCTGCTTAAGATTATCATTGTAAACACCAAACTCATATTTTAATGCGTCAATAAGTAATATTATTACTTTGGATTTTTGAGGTAGACACAAATTTGCAGATGCGTTTacatctttaaatatttcttgaaCAACCTCTTCAGTGAGATAATATTCCTATtaacaacaatgaaaacaaatatgtcATGTAAAACCCAAATTAAATAAACTGTGTAGTACTTACGTCATTCTGGTCTAAAGACAAGTGCCGGCAACTGCTCACATCCGTTTTCGAAACGCGAGACAACAGAAAACCTcgagaaaataaataaacaccaGAACTAATTAGATATGCCAACCACAAAATAACCAATCCCAAACTAATAGCAAACTTCATTTTAATTCTTTGATTTAATTATATGATTTTGTACTTCGTATCTAGCAAATGCATCTAAAACAATGCATTACCAAATAGGTGTTGCTAGTAATTCTTTTCAGAATTCATGGAACACACCAAActgatgaaaatttatttttgtgaataagATACtgcatacaattttaaatttatttttttaaattaacattaatcCATTCACACCCTTATTTTAGGTAAACCAAAATATCTCGAAATTTTCACGGGTCTTTTAgcaaatgaatttatatttgtgaaaaaaaatacaCCGCACACTAACGTagactaaataattaaaacaaaatactaaagCGTTTTAAGAAGGTAGTAACAAAAAACGACTACTAAATTTTTGTCAATGGTTTATTGTTCTGTCAAAATCTTTTCTGTAGAGTTGccagaattatttttaattaacttttttgtagTCAACAatcgttttattttatgaaaagtcgacttttcacaTTTGCAGTTGACGATCATTTCGAACTCATACAAATTTCCTTCGatttcccatttttaacatatccaAAACCAAATAATTTAGTTGATTTGTTTGAGTTGAAATTATCATTAGAAAGATGTCTTGCTGCGAATACATGTTTAATgtcaatatatattaatatatatgaaatttatataccCAGTTTAAtgcaatgtttattattttagaaattgatTTTACCCAGTTCACATAAAGTTGAATTACTACGCCACATTCGTAATTCGTTTTGGCAGTTCTTCGTCATGTTGTTATTTTACCATTggctatattttatattttttttgaatacatacatatgtacctagacctggtccacactaggaaactttcgttgagaaaatgtttcttaattctcttttgaagtttccttaatgtccacacatagaaacttttgtttcagaaactacgtttttatgtatttattagcTGTCTTAAATTTGtaactaaaaatttaagataaCTTAAATTTAGCTATGACTACTGCGTCTTAAGCTAAGATTGGTTTATACAGATATTAATATTACATTTTGATACATTATTAAATGTCTttaagagcgggtttttgagttgaaaATTAAATGCCAATTAaaccggctttacacgatcacacaagtaatatgatctgtcaaaattttgtgtagaagagtacggatgggatcgtctaaacgcaatatgtaatgaaaccatcacacattgagagagaatacagatggaaaatttgacagtcgtatggctctcttcattttttgaaatgattaaaaaaacaagccggtttcattagatcaggaatgtatttttatgtaaacacgaataaaaaagtgaaacagctgtttcgttgactttttaattgttttataccaatcgtgtaaacacaaaaaatatatatcatacgacttttattctcttttttgttgtacGGATGGAAGGGcccttaaaggaaattttcttaaattttattttgacacattcttggattattccaaaaacaaaatacatgtgtttgttgtagatgttgttgtacaacaagagatgtcgctattttattaatttacgttgggagtacggatgggatcgtctaaacgatcccatccgtataataaaaccatcacacattgagagaatacggatggaaaatttgagggtgagagagatgtaagaacaaaatttcatcaagttatctttttatatggacacagaaatttttatatggatatcagaaattgatactgaacaGATATTTTAAGtccaatattttggacgttacaattagcaaCACAAACTCCAAACACCTTTAGCACTATTtcggttttaaaaattaaataaaactatgtaaagttgcatttcatagaacctagtattttgttgttaaatcgaaatttgttattatttatttaaaaaattttaatatgttattttgagttactgattTCTGATGTTTTTGGTAAATTTGATTGCCATTTCTTTTGATTGCACGAAATTGCTGCAATTACTgatatttttttgaagattttatttCGTAAAATGTGTTCCTAGTTttagaagatcgctatttaaaatcagcaaaatcggtctataaataacggagatatgagcaaaaatccgagacaacctctgaaaatttcataaaaaaacacattttcttcatgctttgttaaaaaagcaaaaacaacactgtgtattggataaagatgtacatgtgcgtatggagatgtatttggtttattcagctgtgtatttcttttgtatgtttgcatgctgttctgttctcacgaaggtaagtgggtataacaagaacagggagataaagcagtaatatgttggtaatacagctaatatttgtttgagggtggtaatacagtttgacggtggtattacagtacaacggttaatatttctttttgttattcttatttttcacaatattaGCGAGTGATAAGATTTCAACGTAttctaaaaaatcattttcaaattcaaacttttttaaGAGTGAATTGCAAAGCTCAACGTAAAATTGTAAGCAACGATTTTCGAgtgtaatttttaactttagttttaattttttcttttataaaaagatcttccgtattttaaaagtattttaaaatcagGGTTTAAGAAATTGTCACTAatgactaaattaaaaaaaagcttctATACAAACAGACAGAACAGCCGTGCTTTTCAAAATTGGGAAGATTTAACACAAGTAAGATAAATCCagctttaatccaggaacctTGAATATTTCGAAACAAGGTTATTAAATCACGCAAATTTCCAACATTTCTGCACTGAACATGTCACAAGAACAGGATCATATACGTCAGCAATGCTGTTGAAACAAGTTCGTGGCATCTTTTTACCtgtatttagtaaaatttattgaaatggcagaaaggaaatattaaaaatttgcaatagGTTGCGATGCCATTCCCCATCATGTAGCTTGGGGTAACACTAACACGAATCAAAGGGCTTGTACCCTAGTTTGTGCTTCTTGACCACAGTGAATAAATTTcattcgtcaatagaatcagagaagaagtattagatatacTACATATGTATTCAGATAAGCTTATTATCGAAATTCATGATTGGACCTTACTAAAGAAACATTAAGATCAAGACACGTTTTAATGTGGAAATAAAGGGGATATAGACGTCAAAGAAGAATCATTTACAAGTGATCTGGTTGAGAGAGGAGATCTGTCCAGAAGAAACCCTGGGTAACTGGGGAGATCCGGAACCTTGGGGACCGCTAATGGACTCTAATTTCTCACTCAGTATATCGAATAACAAAGATGAACCGGAAGGGAGGCCAACACGGAAATAGTTATTTCAAATGACATGGTTAAGGAGGTAATCAAGAGCCTTGATCCATGCAGGTCAGAATGGAATTTTTACTGAACTTTTGTAGATGGAGGCGGCACTTCATGCTTGAAATTGACATACTA
The window above is part of the Lucilia cuprina isolate Lc7/37 chromosome 6, ASM2204524v1, whole genome shotgun sequence genome. Proteins encoded here:
- the LOC111675350 gene encoding GPI ethanolamine phosphate transferase 3, with amino-acid sequence MKFAISLGLVILWLAYLISSGVYLFSRGFLLSRVSKTDVSSCRHLSLDQNDEYYLTEEVVQEIFKDVNASANLCLPQKSKVIILLIDALKYEFGVYNDNLKQPLPYENKLTVLHELLEHMPDQTRVMRFKADPPTTTLQRLKGLTTGSLPTFVDMGSNFASPEINEDNIIDQMVRNNLPIVFLGDSTWTDLYPRRFKRSYAYPSFDIFDLDTVDRKIQKHLPKEMQKNDWQVLIAHFLGVDHCGHKYGPLHEEMSRKLNEMNDVIRNIVAEMDDKTTLFVMGDHGMTASGDHGGDTDDETNALLFAYTKQGNFFKNDFNSDNTTLQQIDFVPTLATILGIPIPYSNLGLINFNIVPDIPIPHLSKMQTLILHAWQNAQQIYKYFFNYALENKRTFNLDKMESLETEYILLTHRVKTIYNEIAFKSFVGDLNINLRLILNTCREIWVKFDATQMSHGLFATFLPIFFSFTLTYNTRSMDFCKIFQLKEVGYTYLLNLAAGVFGYRYYKNFGFKTEEHSIIFFTSVISTLILVFHTVQNWPIITENLSKAKRFGNFPSRLILIILVCIFFSNSFIIQEGKILSYLLVAVILLMVYELIQKSVRVDFKNKFKFQQFLKSTAFKLFVASFLAIALIRFATSLFRCREEQGNCADFTNNGNLGGFSLKKPSGAKTYILSVVIIVLYTTLSRIYLRSCGSLTGNCINVLLARYGPTIASICAGGHILLSNSAIKNIQRTHIDAMAIVIYSLLIIQIIVVNISPLMVYLLPPKNSSRITVNSTESVVPEIFKKMKRMYEGDNPEGGSEIPVVYGLTTVYSSVIISFGTFLAMVLIVLLEPRSSMGIVACIAVGAIILLIDAILRFRTATDFETCVHPRFTAVVAWFLLAHFCFFATSHQTTLSQIDWRAAFVGRTTNIGQSNIISAVLVILNTFCGQVLFFCMYGLLSTETFSIFALFPNLIKTNFNREQRKIETSGIGRQFNSSASINERSLSDISNDCVGFDMTRGELTLYEQEYTFIGTAFKLAIQFYILQGIKVLCSMVACTMHCRHLMVWKIFAPRFIYEGIATFVSMPAILIGFLLIVRIHKGVETLICKISKMK